TGTAGtacaaaaaatagataaatttcAGTTTTTTGGATTCACATTTTGACAactaaaaaacataaacatttgaTGTTTACATGCAGTTTGACGTTTCTTGGTAAAACAGCAATAGTGCCGTTATCTGTTTAGCTTTCCATTCCCCATCTTCCTGACGAGTTTCAGCTGATTGGGACCAACATTACTCGTCGGATCAAAGTCCAAAGTTAAAATACTTGCAAATCACTTAGCAAAATGAACAAGGTCGCATTTGGTGCTATTTTCTCTGCGCTGAAAACGATGGCCCGTCCAGGAGGAGCAGGTAAATGCTGTTGACGACATACATTCCATCACAAAATTGAGTTCAGAATTGATACGATCGTTCCACCTTGTAGCCCCGCTCGCTCGCAATCTTTGTGCAGCGGTCAAAAGCTCATCGGAAGATGCATCCGCAAAGTACGATTTCAAGACACTGAAACTTACGACCCCGAGCCCGTTCGTGGTGCACGTTGAGTTTAATCGGCCAGATCGCATGAACGCCTTCAACCGGCAACTGTGGACGGAGATAAAGGATTGCTTCGAACAGCTGCACAATGATCCAGATTGCCGGGTGGTAGTATTGTCGGGAGGTGCCTCCAAACACTTTACCGCCGGCATTGATCTGTTCGATATGATGAAGCTGGGCCAGGAGTTGGGTGCCATCGAGGAGGTAGGGAGACGTGGTCGATTGCTCGAAGGTACCATTAAACTCTACCAGGATTGTATTAGTTCGCTGGAGCTATGCTACAAACCGGTCATCGTTGCGGTCCATGCGGGTTGTATCGGTGCGGGCCTTAATTTGATCACGGCGGCCGATGTAAGGTACTGCACGCGGGATGCATTTTTCTCGCTAAAAGAGGTTGACATCGGGCTGGCGGCCGATGTTGGAGCGTTGCAGCGCTTTCCAAGGGTTGTCGGCAATCAGAGCTGGGTGCGGGAGCTTGCCTTTACCGCACGCAAGTTCGCTAGCGATGAAGCGTTCACCCATGGGCTCGTTTCTCGACTGTTTGACAATCGGGAAGAGTTGCTGAAGGGTGCGATGAAGCTGGCGGAAGAGATCGCCAGCAAGAGCCCGATAGCCGTGCAGGGAACGAAGAAAAATCTGATCTATTCAGCGGATCATACGGTGCAGGAGGGTTTGGATCATATCCGGAGTATTAACATGCTTAATCTGCAGAGTGAAGATTTCCTGAACGCAATTATGGCTTCCCAGAGCAAGGAAACGCCAGTATTTGCTAAACTGTAAAGCGAAGCGTTGTGGCGAATGGTCAGCAATAAAGTTAGGATGCCAGAACTGGCtgaggttgtttgtttttgtacgcTAGGTTTTACTGTTTTAAAAACGTCTTTTACATCCCAACAAAGGAACTTTGTGTGTCCTCCATCTCTCCTGTTCTGTTGCTCGGTAGCTTTGGTAACTGGCCGTACCGTTGTACGAACCTAACTGGAACGGTAACAAACTTGTGTAACAACAAGATATTCGTTTTTTATGCTCGATATAAGCTAGCACAGACGTGAAGGGCGCAGATCACGGGAGATATCAAAACGGGAGATATCAGATTCTCATGAATGTTTTTGCTGAAATTgctttttgagaacctggcGCATGCACAATCTACCTACGAGGCAACGGAGAAAAAGTTGAAATTGCAATTTCTCAAAAAgtgatttcaaaaatattcatgaGAACCGGAAATTTTTGATTCTGAAATCTTTCATGGCCTGCGACCTTGACTTTAAGGAAGCTATATTATGGCGCGCAGGCCAAAACTGCACGATTGACTTGATTAATCCGATTAATCCTCTGTGTCCATCATCCACGCGAATGTATAGAATTTGTTCGTAACGGATGGCATCTTCGATGCCGACAGTGCGCGAAGCGAGATTAGAAAAAGTTCCGAAACAGACCGACGACGGCCCGAACCCAGCGTGGCACCGGTCGGTTGATGAGTTCCGTATCGGCTGTGGCCGCGTGCTGGAGGAGATTTTGATATTCTGTCTCGAGCTTACGCTGCAGGTTGACATTGTTCGTGACCATGCAGATCTGTGCCTCGAGATCGCGATTGACGGACCGTTCGCCTAGGTTGGACGAACCGATTAGCGTGACGTTTGGGAGGGGCGAGTCGGGTAGATAGTACCATAGGCCCTTCGCGTGGTACGTCCACCCGGGTCGTTCGTACTCGTAAAGCTCCACCCGATGGCTTTGGCCGGAGGATTTAAGCATTTCGAGAAATTTGCGTGCCAACAGGGAGTATGCGGCTGGGATACCGCCTGCTGGTCCCTTAGCACCGAGGAAGCCATTTGCCTGTGAGCATAGGGGAGAAAATCAAGTCATTAATAAGTTATCTGACCGCCGGTTTCCCCTATTGAAATGTGCTACTCACGTTTGGGTGTGCCATGAGGATATTACACTGCGCCTGACAATCGTTCGTCAGCGTGTTCATGTACGTCTCCGTCAGATTGAAGTACCCCGTCGCTAAACGTAAACGCGAACCAGCCAAACAGCCCGAAAGCAGCTGCTTCGTAGCCAAACTGTCGTGATGAATACCGAGCTGTCCCATTTCGATCAGTGGAAATATCCACGTGTCTGCCTGCTGTGTGTCGTCACGCTCACAGATCGCTCGCTGCTCGTCCATCACACTCCGGAAGTACGTACGGATGCGTTCCCGTGCTTCAGTTGCAAATTCAAGCTGGGCACACTTGTACGGCAGCATGGTCCAGGTGTCGTGCAGCCGGGTAGCACCATCTCGACCCACCGTAAGGCTAAACTCTTGCACTTTAGACAGGAAATTGGCATAGAAATCGGCCAGCCTTCGATCTTCGATCATAACGTACCGATCTTGCCGGTTGGTAAAGTAATCGTTGGACAGATTCGCACCGGATATGATAACCGTATCATCTACAAGGTACAGTTTCATGTGCTGTATGCCAAGCAGCTCGTTCCATCGGGGTGGTGCGAGCCGTTTTGTAAGACCACGCAGCACCGGTGTGTGGTACAGGGACAGGCGGAAGTTATCCGTCTCCTCAACCAAAGGCATCAGCGTGGTTTGACTGTTACGTACACCGCGTGTACCGCGCGTAAAGTCCAACAGTACGTCCACCTTTAGCTGCACATTGTTGCGCAAGTTCTCGTGGATTGCGGCCACGAGTTGCGTTTCAAGGTTGCCCGTGCCAAGGTACAGGCTGGCCAGCATAATTCTTCGACGCGCAACAGTACATTTGTCGAGCAGTGTGTTGTAGAATGCGCTCGGCTCACGGATGACCTCGATACAGTCGCCCGATACGGGAAAGCAGGGCGAGATCGCGTGCAGCCAGCTCAAGGATTGTAGCGAGCTGGTACGGAATGCCGGTGGCACCAGTTCCGTCCCACCTCCGGTAGGGTGACGATTGCTGGGGTGTGGAGCCGAAGGCAAAAACTCGCCCGCCGGCGGATAATCCGCAATGAGCGTACTGAACAGTCGGCGGATCATCTTCAGCAAGGGTTGTAGTATAATCTGCCAGCTGTGAAGGGGAAATGAGAGTAGGAATTGAAGTACAGAAGATACAGAATTTAACACATGTGCTATCGTATGGGGGATGCGCCGGGTGGGTAAAGTTCGAGTTATGATGACGGTGATGGGTAGTTTAGCCATTTTCGATAAACGGGTCACACGGATTGatgcaacaaaaagaaacaaaaaaaaaacggttaccTTTTCATCCAAAAGCATTTACGGAACAATCACATTTACACACGCAGTACAAGCAAGGCTCTAAGCACTAGTACAATACTATCGGAACGTAACGGTACGCACGGCATACAACAAACAGTTACTTACTACAAAGGgaacataaaattgaaaattcttacctCCGTTCCGTTAACTACCTCACCACCTTACAAACGACGTTCGATGGACAATATTCGAGTGTTGCCGTGCCAGCGGAAAACCGACTAATTTTTGTGTGGGGAACACGATTTGGAAAGCATTGGCGAAAGGATAACGATACGGACCGGTGCCGGTTTTGCCGGCAATTGTgttcttctcctactttaggagactgtttctgctgcatgagaaaagtaaggtgaaaatgggaaaaatgagAGCAAGCGTAGGAAAACGGgggaaccgaaaaaaaagagaagtaagaaacaaaaaggtaTCCATTGAAATGGACAAGCGGGCAGTTCATAGGACAGGTGTGTAAGCGTAGCGCGTTGGTGTTTGCTACTACTTTCTACATCCCTGTTATATGTGCTTCCCGTGGTTTTGTTGTGCCCATCAGAGGCGGAGAAATGGTGTGAAGGGGTTTggtctatttttaaaaacaaaacaagctcaATGCGCATCTTGTATCTTGCGTTCGTCGAGACCATTACTCGATACCGTAATACATTCGCAATGCAGAAGACACAAGAACAACGGCAAAAGATAAAACAGGGAAATTCATAATTCATCTCACCAGCAGAACcagaatggaaaacaaaattaaaatgcaacagGACGAAGGCTCGGGTGTAGCAAATTGAACACTTTTTCAATCAGAAGCCTGCCATAGCTtgagccaaaaaaaaggataacaaaGGATAGACgggtgtgaaagaaaaaaatattgagcACGAATATGATGCTTACCTGAGAAGAAAATCGATTACGCTCATGATTAAAATGAATTACACTGTACCATTACTGTTGACACTGGTTGGGGTTTCCTTTACGAATGCTGCGTTAATGCTTTCCGTAGATGAAAATCCTTCCGTTTTTCCGCTCTATATATGTTTGTATGGTGCAAAAAGTGTATTTCTTGCAagagtgcagcagcagcaaaaccactCAGCTCGATAGCGCCGAAAGAAGTCAATATTTACGTTGTGAAATATGAAATGTCAAAAACGAGGTAGGGGAAATGATGGCTGTCAAAACCAATTCACCACGCAGGTGGTGAATATAggaaaaattttggaaatgaacacgattttgaataaatttttttttgatgaaaaagcaGCCAAAACACTTACATTCCCTTTCTAAAGAAGCACATATTTTAATTAGGCAATTTGTACAATGAATAATCATTGTGTTACCCGGGAAAATGTATCCCAATTCCCAGTATTCATCCCATTCATTCGCTCCACGTTCATTTGGTTTTGCATTCGTTGGATTCATTTCCGATTTGCACGTCGGTGCGAGTGGACGCGCGCTGTGTTTGCTCCGCGAGTTCCGTACAGTTCTTTTTgcgggttcttttttttcttttgtttccgtttttgttttttcccaaTCGGCGAAAGTGAAGCTGAAGAACAGTGCAAATTCTTAGTTTCTATTATAAGCACCAACGAAAAATCAGAATTTGTTAGTAAAACGGAAATCATCACGATCGCGATCTTGAAACTTCCCTCTCCCTCAACACTACCACAGcaagtgcgtgcgtgcgtgcgaagAAACGGGctccaaaataaaatcaaaatacgATACTCCTTTTCCGGTGCCGTAGCGTGGTGGTGCGGGTTCCAAAAGGGACAGGACGGCACTATAACGTATGGCCATCCAACTCGTCCGGTGTTCTTGTTTATGAGTttgtgtccgttttttttcggtcgcTTCCCACTCCTTTCGATCGCATATCAGCACGTATTCACGACCATCGTCtcctttttttggcaaatCGTAAGAATCTTACTTCGGCATTTATCTTTGCTGTGTGAGTCaggaaaggaaacaacaacaaaaaaaaaaacgtaagcAGGGATCCACCTTCAGTGGCTGATTGTGTGTGGAGTTGGGCGACGCGCCATATCGTCGCGCGAAAGTCGCGAAACGTGCTCGCACCGAGCGATAACCGGTGGTGCATACAATAAAAAGGGTTTTTGATGAATGAGGGTGTGCTGTAGTGTGTTCGATATGGAGAAAGGCCAAACCCCGTGACGACGTGCAAATGCGTAGCGTTTTAAGGTGATCCAGAGTTGAAGTGTGCGTTCTTTGGTCCCAAAATTAGCCTCCAAATTAGTGGCCATTGTTTCCAGGAGAGAGGAGTTGGCGAGATTGTAATGCCGTCTACCGTCTACCATTAAAGTGCAATTCGCCCGACGAGTGTAATGCCTTGTGTAACATGTAAGCTAGAGTGTGCCAAAATTATGCTCTTCCTGGTGGCATTTTCTCCCTCGGGGGCCATCGCTTGGCAGTGAGCTGACTCTCACTGCACTGTTGTGATTGTCGACAACTTGATCGAGAAGATCCCGGAAGAAGCGCGTCTGGGATGCGCTGATAGTGGTGCCCCTGGTGGTGTGCTGGAAGTTCACGCCAAAGACCACGATTCCGAAAACCGACGCGAAAAGCCCAACCGAAAGTGATGTGATCGCGGATGGGAAAGATTGTATTCCTGGTCTGGTGAGAAAGAAAGATCCATGCGTAAAGTGCGATAATTTGCTCTTCGCCCTGGTGGTTGGTGTCTATCGAAAATTAGTGGCCAGAAAATACCGGAAAAACGCGCATCCCTGCTTCCCGGCTGGATCTCGTCTGGTTTGGGTGTGTGgggaagaaatatgaaaacaaaaacttcgaTTGGGGTGTAATTGAaagtttctgtgtgtgttgtgttgcaagGAAAGCGGGAAACGTGTGATGAGAGCGATGTTTGCTCCGAGTGCTATCTTCCAGTACAAACAACACATCCCCAACCAAGACGCGACCAATTTCATCctatcatcatcttcatcttcgtcTATGTGCTGACTTGGAAGAGCATAGAATCTCAACGTCTGTGTGTTCTGCCTGCACGAAACATTCCTTGCACTCAGGTTCCAGAATAGCCGCAGGTCCACTATCAGCACTGGCTTTGCTCCCGTCGAGCGGATGCTCTAGCCTTGCGTAGTTCTGTTGGTGCATTGTTGTGAAAGTGTAACACATACGCTGCCCATCCGGGCTCTGGCCAGGAAGAGGGAACCAAACGGAAGAGGTCAgaaacagaggaaaaaaaaggcccaaCTGCATGAAAGGAAATCATCAACACGATCGCGCCCTATCTTTCCCGTACCCCGAGAAACCATGATCTGGCCAGAGCTGCTACTGTTTATGCTGATCGGTTGCAGCAGCACGATTATGCTGCTGCCGCccggtgctgctgccgctgctgctgcggaacATCATAACATGTCACACACGAAAGGTAAGCAGCAGATTTTGGGTGTTAATTTGTACCATGTTTTCCTATTGCATTACAACCCTTTATGAGAAGCGGGTGTGTAACTGTTGGGAAAAGAtgtcttaatttaatttctttcaagttttatttgttttcgaggaaagtttgtttaaattttcatcgcGAAAAACACTTTACGTAATTTATTcttataagattagatttaaAATAGTTCGTTCCCTACTGAAGGTCAAAATAGTTCTTAAGggaaccatttttttccaagtcCAAGGCCACCCTAGGGGTGCGCATTAATGGCCGGGCGGGAGTCTGTGTAGTGTCAGAACTCTAAAAAGACCTCCGtcgatgattttgttttaaaatgttgctttcatctcttcctTCTTTGGTTCTTGTATCTTCATGGGTTGCTTCACCTTGCTTCGGTTCTGTTACCGAACTTAGAGGATCGTGTAATTCGTTACTTGCTTCCCTCTCTCTTTGTCCTTCTTTTTCCTCGCATTTACACGCATTTTTTCGGAAGGGTTTACAAATTGTAGACTTATTGCATAAAATTTCACACTTTACGGGGATAATTGATTTGCAAtgcaaaatttttattaaaataattttgaaggaAGTATTAACAAAATCGTGGAGTCTTCCTAATTAAAGAATGATTGGTAAAGGGTTGGTGAAGTATTTCGGCGTCTCGTTCATCATGATCGCTAGTGTCATAAAATGTCTTAATTAGATTGGCCGTTCCACTCAAACCTCCCTAGTAACGCTGTCTTTCATCTTAAAGTGATATGAAGCGAACTAATACCGACCGAGCTGCCAGAGGTGCCTCATAGGTGTGTAACATGCTTGCTCACACATACGCTGTGCTAATGTTTGCCCGTACGGGGACAAACAGACAGACGGCAGCAGCCTCACGCATTTAAGATGAGTTTGGTGGCGTGAAATTTCCTTCTTGAGCTCTCCTGTAAGACCTCTTGTACAGCTAGGAACTACTCCCAGCTCTTCCACCCTGTGCCAGGTCTGTGAACCGCAGCTGTGTGCACCGTTGCATCTTGGCACTGCACTGGCCCCACGACGACAAACAAACTAACTGTATACCTTCTCGTTCCACGCATCGCGAGAagttcaattttaaaacagctcatctttttcttttcttcccggCGTGCTGCTGGCGTGCGTTGCGACCAGGTCTGgcctggctgctgctgccaccccCAAAAGACCGAAGTTTATTCCTCCCGCAAATATAAACATTGCATTAagaagtgctttttttttgggcgatGGTTCGCGTTCCGTGTCTTTCTCCATGGCCAACTGCGCCGTTACTTTTCCCTGTTCGCGTTTCTCCCAcctcaaattttgttttgtggcgaCGTTTGTTTAATCATATCATCCAGCATTCAGCTCCTTCGCTGCCGTCTGATCGCGATCGCGGGAGTGTATTGACATTTGGGCCGGCATCGACCGGCAATCGGGCctcgaaaaagggaaaacaatgaATGTACACGTACACGTAAAAAGGCTTCTAGAGGGAGGAAATGCGCCTAAACATCAGCCTCAAGTTTGGGtgcttattttggttttggggGAGAAGATTCGATGAAGTGCACTTTAGCACACATTCCCCAAGCAAGTATGTATATGCCGCCGGCCCACTGTTTTATCGCGATTTCTTCCAAGGACTGCCGTGAAGATTTTCCTCTTCGCTTCGCCTTTTCCTTAAGCGTCGATAGCGAGCGGCACCCTTACCCTGTGTTGGAAGCTCACTTTGGAAGTCTCGCAACACATGGCCGATTGTGTCGGTGTGGGTCAACTAGATGACTCTTCTTCCGAAAGATAAACCGTCCTATAAGTAGTAGTAGGCAAGAGTAAATAAATTCAGCCGACAGACAGACGGGGCAGATGACGGCTCGAGGCGTGTGGAGGAAGGGGTTGGTtcgtttccaaaaaaaaaaaaaacctaacgaGCCACAGTCAGTTGAGTGAGCCATGCTGGGAAAAAGGTTGTCCATTGCGGTGCATCAGTAAAAGGGCTTTGGGACGCGCGCGAGTAAAGGGAAAGTAATATGCTCTATGGACGCCGTCGTCGACATTGACGCTACCGAAAACTATGCATTGGTGGAAAGCATTAATCTGAAAATGGGACAGAAGCACTTaagatcacacacacacacacacacagacaccctCTCTCGGTGCTTTTCACTGTTTAAAGTTAATTTGTGTTTTAGAGATTGTATTGCGGGGTTTGTGGGCATGTTTTGGGATTTGAGTCTTTATTTATCCTTCGTTGAATTAGTTGGGAAAGGATGTCTTTAGGTGAATTAAATTGTTGTCTTCTGCTAACAGTTTTATGGTGGTTTTGATAGTCCAATGTTTTACATATAATAATTAACTTGTCAGTTGATTTTAAGCCAGTTTTTCCCCGTGGATTACTGCGTGAACttgatcttttttatttttggaaagtaatttttgttgttgaaatttttgcaaatgataaaacattcaacaatctgttttccttttctgtcatgattttcatttttttttctgtagtcTGCTAGAGATGTATTCGTATTTAGACTTTTGAGCTTTCCTTTATAATTTCAACTGTTAATAATTGGtagcaataaatttaaagtgcaaaaagaaacagttATCGTCATGCATGAGTGAAACTACCCTTTTgacagtattttttgttttgcttttcgccAAGAGTTTGGCAAGAAAAGTTGTGCGTTTAATTAATGTACaatggttgtttgttttctataaattatatattttGGAGCTAGTACTCCCGCTTACAGTTAAGACAAAAGTTCCCGATCTTTCTGATCCTCCATTTTGGTGATGCTCCTCCAAGTCTACAAGCTGCAAAGTTCACGTGTTATCAGATTTGCAATTCACAGACACCGTTCACTGTAGTAACGTCCAAAAAACGATTCTGTGACAAGACACCACTCAATACtgtcatcataatcatcatcttAGCTCCCTCCCCCCATTACACAGTAGTCGCGATTGCTTCTGGAATAATTTGGAACATTAAATCTCCGGGTTTGATTATGATGAGTGCCGTGTGTCGGTCCTCGGTTCTTCTAAGAATCAAACCAACTGCCATCCCCATCGTACGACTGATAGCGCGGTTTTTATGCGTTCAAAAAACAGTGTAGTGTACCGATCGTTTATGTGTACGCACACACCCATCTTCTCCGCTATGGCTTTTTCGGCAGTAAAACTGATCGTTCGGTTGTCGCGCCTTACACTGTGGGAGAAGTGTACGAATATTTTGATCGAACGCACGTTCGGATGGATGGTAAACCGAAACATATCGACCCATTACGGGGAGGGCGGGTTATTAGTCTGCTCAATACGGAATCAATTTGTGGTTTGTTCGTGTGGTTTGGTATAAGCGTTTGAGAACAGATCCTCTCCCCTAGTCCGGCAGCATCCCCCATCCCTGCACGACGGTCTATGAGTCGAGGAGCAGACAGAAATACAATTAATTTAGCTTCATCATGAGTGTGTAGAAGTTCGTTTCGCAGTGAACGATTTTGGTTAATaatggaaattattttattatatttcatCCGCGGTTTTTCGGTCTCGCCTATGCTTCGGCTTCTCTATCGCAAAAGCAAACTTTCAGCatcaatcacacacacgcacgcagacCCGCAGAATCAACATGCTCTTTGCGTTGGGACTGGTCCGGTTGTACTAATTGAATTCATTTAATCGGAATCACACCGCTCGTTAGGGGCTGATGCGTGTGCCAACGTATGGGACGCTAGATTAGCAGCACACCCTGCGACCCTGTGTGGGTTGGCGAAGGGAAGGACAGAAACAGTGAAACGAGCAAGACAACTTCTGTCTAGAATCGATGAATGGCTAGAAAGCATCGCAATTGTCTGGAACAGATCCAGTTAAAGTTTAGCGAAGTAGTCGTCGTCTtggctgttttttccccctttactTGTCATGCAAAGGAAGATTTTCTGGCGAATTCCGTTGGGAAAATAGAGAAACATACGAATGACAAGCTTCGACAACGATGACGTCAAAGGTGGCTCGACACAGAGTGCGTGGTACAGTTCGTGCCAACGGCCAGAGATCTCGAGTTTCAGCCGTCGGAAGTCGAGAACTGTCAAGCTGTCGTGTCGATCGATAGGCATGATCGTATCATCGAGCGAGCGTTCGAGCGGGAATGAAGTTACCACGCATACTTCGTTTCGTGCGATGCGTCTCGTTGAGGATAGTACATAGAGTGTTTGCTTAAgaagttgataaaatatttgtatttccACTCATGATACTTCGAATATCCTACATTACATTTCTCAAATCACACTtattgcttgtttgttgttattaacctctcgctcactctctctctcgctctctgcaTAAGCCTATTAAAACTAACCATACACCATTGTGATCTGTCACCTTTAGCCCTAATCCTTCCAACAAGCAGGTGGGCGATCATTTGCTTTACGGTGAAACATTCGCCAACCTACACGCGCAACACGCCGACGCTGCCGACTTCCGTTGGCCCAGCGCTGGTTGGTTGCACCGTGCGTGATCCGCGAACCGGATTGTCGATACACGGATCTCGCACCAGCATAAGATGTCATGATCACATATTGAACACGATTAATCAT
This genomic window from Anopheles maculipalpis chromosome 2RL, idAnoMacuDA_375_x, whole genome shotgun sequence contains:
- the LOC126557741 gene encoding CDP-diacylglycerol--glycerol-3-phosphate 3-phosphatidyltransferase, mitochondrial isoform X2, translated to MIRRLFSTLIADYPPAGEFLPSAPHPSNRHPTGGGTELVPPAFRTSSLQSLSWLHAISPCFPVSGDCIEVIREPSAFYNTLLDKCTVARRRIMLASLYLGTGNLETQLVAAIHENLRNNVQLKVDVLLDFTRGTRGVRNSQTTLMPLVEETDNFRLSLYHTPVLRGLTKRLAPPRWNELLGIQHMKLYLVDDTVIISGANLSNDYFTNRQDRYVMIEDRRLADFYANFLSKVQEFSLTVGRDGATRLHDTWTMLPYKCAQLEFATEARERIRTYFRSVMDEQRAICERDDTQQADTWIFPLIEMGQLGIHHDSLATKQLLSGCLAGSRLRLATGYFNLTETYMNTLTNDCQAQCNILMAHPNANGFLGAKGPAGGIPAAYSLLARKFLEMLKSSGQSHRVELYEYERPGWTYHAKGLWYYLPDSPLPNVTLIGSSNLGERSVNRDLEAQICMVTNNVNLQRKLETEYQNLLQHAATADTELINRPVPRWVRAVVGLFRNFF
- the LOC126559851 gene encoding delta(3,5)-Delta(2,4)-dienoyl-CoA isomerase, mitochondrial; translated protein: MNKVAFGAIFSALKTMARPGGAAPLARNLCAAVKSSSEDASAKYDFKTLKLTTPSPFVVHVEFNRPDRMNAFNRQLWTEIKDCFEQLHNDPDCRVVVLSGGASKHFTAGIDLFDMMKLGQELGAIEEVGRRGRLLEGTIKLYQDCISSLELCYKPVIVAVHAGCIGAGLNLITAADVRYCTRDAFFSLKEVDIGLAADVGALQRFPRVVGNQSWVRELAFTARKFASDEAFTHGLVSRLFDNREELLKGAMKLAEEIASKSPIAVQGTKKNLIYSADHTVQEGLDHIRSINMLNLQSEDFLNAIMASQSKETPVFAKL
- the LOC126557741 gene encoding CDP-diacylglycerol--glycerol-3-phosphate 3-phosphatidyltransferase, mitochondrial isoform X1; translation: MSVIDFLLSWQIILQPLLKMIRRLFSTLIADYPPAGEFLPSAPHPSNRHPTGGGTELVPPAFRTSSLQSLSWLHAISPCFPVSGDCIEVIREPSAFYNTLLDKCTVARRRIMLASLYLGTGNLETQLVAAIHENLRNNVQLKVDVLLDFTRGTRGVRNSQTTLMPLVEETDNFRLSLYHTPVLRGLTKRLAPPRWNELLGIQHMKLYLVDDTVIISGANLSNDYFTNRQDRYVMIEDRRLADFYANFLSKVQEFSLTVGRDGATRLHDTWTMLPYKCAQLEFATEARERIRTYFRSVMDEQRAICERDDTQQADTWIFPLIEMGQLGIHHDSLATKQLLSGCLAGSRLRLATGYFNLTETYMNTLTNDCQAQCNILMAHPNANGFLGAKGPAGGIPAAYSLLARKFLEMLKSSGQSHRVELYEYERPGWTYHAKGLWYYLPDSPLPNVTLIGSSNLGERSVNRDLEAQICMVTNNVNLQRKLETEYQNLLQHAATADTELINRPVPRWVRAVVGLFRNFF